From the Cervus elaphus chromosome 20, mCerEla1.1, whole genome shotgun sequence genome, one window contains:
- the LOC122677849 gene encoding cytochrome P450 4A25-like isoform X1 has product MSVSALSPSRALGGVSGLLQVVSLLGLVLLLLKVAQLYLRRQWLLKALHHFPSPPSHWFYGHKREFQEETELPHLLKRIEKYPTACVRWLWGTRAFVLLYDPDYMKLVLGRSDPKAHVFYRHLKPWIGKGLLLLEGQTWFQHRRMLTPAFHYDILKPYVGLMADSVRVMLDKWEKLVSQDSHLEIFGHVSSMTLDTIMKCAFSHQGRVQMDRNSQSYIQAIKDLSHLFFSRLRNAFHQNDLIYRLTPEGCWNHRACHIAHQHTDAVIKERKAHLQKEGELEKVRSRRHLDFLDILLFARMENGSSLSNEDLRAEVDTFMFEGHDTTASGISWILYALASHPEHQQRCREEIQSLLGGGTSITWDQLDQMPYTTMCIKEALRLYPPVPSISRELSKPITFPDGRSLPAGISVSLSFYGLHHNPKVWPNPEVFDPTRFAPGSTRHSHAFLPFSGGPRNCIGKQFAMNELKVAVALTLLRFELSPDPSRVPVPMPVIVLRSKNGIHLQLRKLSDPSGDKDKL; this is encoded by the exons ATGAGTGTCTCTGCACTGAGCCCCTCCAGAGCCCTGGGTGGGGTCTCTGGGCTCCTGCAGGTGGTCTCCCTGCTCGGCCTGGTTCTGCTTCTGCTCAAGGTGGCACAGCTCTACCTGCGCAGACAGTGGCTGCTCAAAGCCCTTCATCACTTCCCGTCTCCTCCTTCCCACTGGTTCTATGGACACAAGCGGGAG TTCCAAGAGGAGACTGAGCTGCCACACCTACTGAAAAGGATAGAGAAATACCCAACGGCCTGTGTTCGCTGGCTGTGGGGCACAAGGGCCTTTGTATTGCTCTACGACCCTGACTACATGAAGCTGGTCCTGGGGAGATCAG ACCCAAAGGCTCATGTTTTCTATAGACACCTGAAGCCCTGGATTG GGAAAGGTTTGCTGCTGTTGGAGGGGCAGACGTGGTTCCAGCACCGGCGGATGCTGACCCCAGCCTTCCACTATGACATCCTGAAGCCCTACGTGGGACTCATGGCTGACTCTGTCCGAGTGATGCTG GACAAGTGGGAAAAGCTCGTCAGCCAGGACTCACATCTGGAGATCTTTGGACATGTCTCCTCAATGACCCTGGACACCATCATGAAATGCGCCTTCAGCCACCAGGGCAGGGTCCAGATGGACAG GAACTCCCAGTCCTACATCCAGGCCATCAAGGACCTCAGTCATCTGTTTTTTTCCCGATTGAGGAATGCTTTCCATCAAAACGATCTCATCTACAGGCTGACACCTGAAGGCTGCTGGAACCACCGGGCCTGCCATATCGCCCATCAACACACAG ACGCAGTGATCAAGGAGAGGAAGGCTCACCTGCAGAAGGAGGGAGAGCTGGAGAAGGTGAGGAGCAGGAGGCACTTGGACTTCCTGGACATCCTCCTCTTTGCCAGA ATGGAGAATGGGAGCAGCTTGTCGAACGAGGACCTCCGTGCCGAGGTGGACACATTCATGTTCGAGGGTCATGACACCACAGCCAGTGGCATCTCCTGGATCCTCTATGCTCTAGCCTCCCACCCTGAGCATCAGCAGAGGTGTCGGGAAGAGATCCAAAGCCTCCTGGGGGGTGGCACCTCCATCACCTG GGACCAACTGGACCAGATGCCCTACACCACCATGTGCATCAAGGAGGCACTGAGACTCTATCCACCAGTGCCAAGCATCAGCAGAGAGCTTAGCAAGCCCATCACTTTCCCTGATGGACGCTCCTTACCTGCAG GAATCTCAGTCTCCCTCTCTTTTTATGGGCTTCATCACAACCCGAAGGTGTGGCCGAACCCAGAG GTGTTTGACCCAACCCGGTTTGCACCAGGTTCTACTCGACACAGCCATGCCTTCCTGCCCTTCTCAGGAGGACCCAG GAACTGCATCGGGAAGCAGTTTGCCATGAATGAGCTGAAGGTGGCTGTGGCCCTGACCTTGCTTCGCTTTGAGCTGTCACCGGATCCCTCCAGGGTCCCTGTACCCATGCCAGTCATTGTGCTGAGATCCAAAAATGGGATCCACCTGCAGCTCAGGAAGCTGTCTGATCCAAGTGGGGACAAGGACAAGCTCTGA
- the LOC122677849 gene encoding cytochrome P450 4A25-like isoform X2, with protein sequence MSVSALSPSRALGGVSGLLQVVSLLGLVLLLLKVAQLYLRRQWLLKALHHFPSPPSHWFYGHKREFQEETELPHLLKRIEKYPTACVRWLWGTRAFVLLYDPDYMKLVLGRSDPKAHVFYRHLKPWIGKGLLLLEGQTWFQHRRMLTPAFHYDILKPYVGLMADSVRVMLDKWEKLVSQDSHLEIFGHVSSMTLDTIMKCAFSHQGRVQMDRRSDQGEEGSPAEGGRAGEGEEQEALGLPGHPPLCQSECGQERESLVVLSCLLSDGLAFRDQLDQMPYTTMCIKEALRLYPPVPSISRELSKPITFPDGRSLPAGISVSLSFYGLHHNPKVWPNPEVFDPTRFAPGSTRHSHAFLPFSGGPRNCIGKQFAMNELKVAVALTLLRFELSPDPSRVPVPMPVIVLRSKNGIHLQLRKLSDPSGDKDKL encoded by the exons ATGAGTGTCTCTGCACTGAGCCCCTCCAGAGCCCTGGGTGGGGTCTCTGGGCTCCTGCAGGTGGTCTCCCTGCTCGGCCTGGTTCTGCTTCTGCTCAAGGTGGCACAGCTCTACCTGCGCAGACAGTGGCTGCTCAAAGCCCTTCATCACTTCCCGTCTCCTCCTTCCCACTGGTTCTATGGACACAAGCGGGAG TTCCAAGAGGAGACTGAGCTGCCACACCTACTGAAAAGGATAGAGAAATACCCAACGGCCTGTGTTCGCTGGCTGTGGGGCACAAGGGCCTTTGTATTGCTCTACGACCCTGACTACATGAAGCTGGTCCTGGGGAGATCAG ACCCAAAGGCTCATGTTTTCTATAGACACCTGAAGCCCTGGATTG GGAAAGGTTTGCTGCTGTTGGAGGGGCAGACGTGGTTCCAGCACCGGCGGATGCTGACCCCAGCCTTCCACTATGACATCCTGAAGCCCTACGTGGGACTCATGGCTGACTCTGTCCGAGTGATGCTG GACAAGTGGGAAAAGCTCGTCAGCCAGGACTCACATCTGGAGATCTTTGGACATGTCTCCTCAATGACCCTGGACACCATCATGAAATGCGCCTTCAGCCACCAGGGCAGGGTCCAGATGGACAG ACGCAGTGATCAAGGAGAGGAAGGCTCACCTGCAGAAGGAGGGAGAGCTGGAGAAGGTGAGGAGCAGGAGGCACTTGGACTTCCTGGACATCCTCCTCTTTGCCAGAGTGAGTGTGGGCAGGAGAG AGAATCCCTGGTTGTCCTGTCCTGCCTGCTCTCAGATGGGCTTGCTTTCAGGGACCAACTGGACCAGATGCCCTACACCACCATGTGCATCAAGGAGGCACTGAGACTCTATCCACCAGTGCCAAGCATCAGCAGAGAGCTTAGCAAGCCCATCACTTTCCCTGATGGACGCTCCTTACCTGCAG GAATCTCAGTCTCCCTCTCTTTTTATGGGCTTCATCACAACCCGAAGGTGTGGCCGAACCCAGAG GTGTTTGACCCAACCCGGTTTGCACCAGGTTCTACTCGACACAGCCATGCCTTCCTGCCCTTCTCAGGAGGACCCAG GAACTGCATCGGGAAGCAGTTTGCCATGAATGAGCTGAAGGTGGCTGTGGCCCTGACCTTGCTTCGCTTTGAGCTGTCACCGGATCCCTCCAGGGTCCCTGTACCCATGCCAGTCATTGTGCTGAGATCCAAAAATGGGATCCACCTGCAGCTCAGGAAGCTGTCTGATCCAAGTGGGGACAAGGACAAGCTCTGA